A DNA window from Thermosynechococcaceae cyanobacterium Okahandja contains the following coding sequences:
- the lepA gene encoding translation elongation factor 4 — protein MTDVPVSHIRNFSIIAHIDHGKSTLADRLLQFTGTVDAREMKEQFLDNMDLERERGITIKLQAARMTYTGRDGDTYILNLIDTPGHVDFSYEVSRSLAACEGALLVVDASQGVEAQTLANVYLALEHNLEIIPVLNKIDLPGAEPDRVKGEIEDIVGLDCSQAVLASAKEGIGIEEILESIIHLVPPPRDTVTDPLRALIFDSYYDPYRGVIVYFRVMDGVVRRGDRIRLMASGKEYEIDELGVLAPNQTPVESLHAGEVGYLAAAIKAVGDARVGDTITLATQPAKEPLPGYTEAKPMVFCGLFPTDAAQFEDLREALEKLKLNDASLHYEPETSSAMGFGFRCGFLGLLHMEIIQERLEREYNLDLIITAPSVVYRVTTIKGEVLTIDNPSLLPDPQYREKIEEPYVQVEMITPETYVGTLMELAQSRRGVFKDMRYLTQGRTTLVYELPLAEIVTDFFDQMKSRSRGYASMEYHLIGYRENDLVKLDILINGDPVDSLAAIVHRDKAYYVGRALVSKLKDLIPRHQFKIPIQAAIGSRIIASESIPALRKDVLAKCYGGDVSRKRKLLEKQKAGKKRMKAIGSVDVPQEAFMAVLRLKDE, from the coding sequence ATGACTGACGTTCCAGTATCCCATATTCGCAATTTTTCGATTATTGCCCACATTGACCACGGTAAATCCACCCTTGCCGATCGCCTACTGCAATTTACGGGCACGGTGGATGCGCGGGAGATGAAGGAGCAGTTCCTTGACAACATGGATCTGGAGCGCGAGCGCGGCATTACCATCAAGCTACAAGCTGCCCGCATGACCTATACCGGGCGCGATGGCGACACGTACATCCTCAACCTCATTGATACCCCCGGTCACGTGGACTTTTCCTACGAAGTCTCCCGCTCTTTGGCCGCCTGTGAAGGTGCCTTGCTGGTGGTGGATGCCTCCCAAGGGGTCGAGGCGCAAACCCTTGCCAATGTGTATCTGGCACTGGAGCACAATCTGGAAATTATTCCGGTGCTTAATAAAATTGATCTGCCGGGAGCCGAACCGGACCGAGTCAAGGGAGAAATTGAGGACATTGTCGGTCTCGATTGCTCCCAAGCCGTACTGGCTTCCGCTAAAGAGGGGATTGGCATTGAAGAAATTTTGGAATCAATCATCCATCTGGTGCCACCGCCACGGGATACGGTGACGGATCCCCTGCGCGCCTTGATTTTTGACAGCTACTACGACCCCTACCGTGGGGTGATTGTCTATTTTCGGGTGATGGATGGGGTAGTGCGCCGGGGCGATCGCATCCGCCTGATGGCCTCCGGTAAAGAGTACGAAATTGATGAACTCGGGGTACTGGCTCCCAACCAAACCCCCGTCGAGAGTCTCCATGCGGGCGAAGTGGGCTACCTCGCCGCCGCCATTAAAGCCGTAGGGGATGCGCGGGTGGGCGATACTATTACCCTTGCCACTCAGCCTGCCAAGGAACCGCTGCCGGGCTATACCGAAGCCAAGCCAATGGTGTTCTGCGGCTTATTTCCCACCGATGCCGCCCAGTTTGAAGATTTGCGAGAAGCCCTTGAAAAACTTAAGCTCAACGATGCCTCACTCCACTACGAACCGGAAACCTCCAGTGCCATGGGCTTTGGCTTTCGCTGTGGCTTTTTGGGGCTGCTGCACATGGAAATTATCCAAGAGCGCCTAGAGCGAGAATACAACCTTGATCTCATTATTACTGCCCCCTCTGTGGTCTATCGGGTCACCACCATCAAAGGGGAAGTGCTCACCATTGATAACCCCAGCCTGCTGCCAGACCCCCAGTACCGCGAAAAAATTGAAGAACCCTACGTCCAAGTGGAAATGATTACCCCCGAAACCTACGTCGGCACCCTAATGGAGTTGGCGCAGTCGCGGCGCGGCGTGTTCAAGGATATGCGCTACCTCACCCAAGGGCGCACCACCCTTGTGTACGAGCTACCCTTGGCGGAAATTGTCACCGACTTTTTTGACCAAATGAAATCGCGATCGCGGGGCTATGCCAGTATGGAGTATCACCTCATTGGCTATCGTGAGAACGATCTGGTAAAACTGGATATTCTCATTAACGGCGACCCGGTGGATTCCCTTGCGGCGATTGTGCATCGGGATAAGGCCTACTACGTGGGGCGTGCCTTAGTGAGTAAACTCAAAGACCTGATTCCCCGCCACCAGTTCAAGATCCCGATTCAGGCTGCGATTGGATCCCGCATTATTGCCAGTGAGAGTATTCCCGCCCTACGCAAGGACGTGCTGGCCAAATGTTACGGTGGCGATGTGTCACGCAAACGTAAGCTGCTGGAAAAGCAAAAGGCGGGGAAAAAGCGCATGAAGGCGATCGGTAGTGTCGATGTGCCCCAAGAAGCCTTTATGGCGGTACTCCGCCTCAAGGATGAGTAG